In Cervus elaphus chromosome 5, mCerEla1.1, whole genome shotgun sequence, the following proteins share a genomic window:
- the LOC122695337 gene encoding ketosamine-3-kinase isoform X2 yields the protein MFEGEVASLIAILRTGTVKVPKPIKVLDAPGGGSMLVMEHLDMRHLSSHAAKLGTQLADLHLDNKRLGETLQKEAGIVGRRDEQVARPFVAQFGFDVVTCCGYLPQVNDWQRDWVTFYARQRIQPQMDLVEQRSGDREARELWAALQLKIPDLFRDLDIVPALLHGDLWGGNVAEDSSGPIIFDPASFYGHSEYELAIAGMFGGFSSAFYSAYHSKIPKAPGFEKRLKLYQLFHYLNHWNHFGSGYRGSSLSIMRNLIT from the exons ATGTTTGAAGGTGAGGTGGCAAGTTTAATTGCCATCCTAAGGACAGGCACAGTGAAGGTGCCCAAACCCATCAAGGTCCTTGACGCCCCAGGAGGCGGCAGCATGCTGGTGATGGAGCATTTGGATATGCGGCATCTGAGCAG TCATGCTGCAAAGCTTGGCACCCAGCTGGCAGATCTACACCTAGACAACAAGAGGCTTGGAGAGACTCTCCAGAAGGAGGCTGGTATAGTAG GGAGAAGAGATGAGCAGGTGGCGCGGCCCTTCGTGGCCCAGTTCGGGTTTGACGTGGTGACGTGCTGCGGATACCTCCCCCAG GTGAACGACTGGCAGCGGGACTGGGTCACTTTCTACGCCCGGCAGCGCATTCAGCCCCAGATGGATCTGGTAGAGCAGAGGtctggggacagggaggcccgtgAGCTCTGGGCTGCTCTGCAG TTAAAGATCCCCGACCTGTTCCGTGATCTGGACATCGTCCCAGCCCTGCTCCACGGAGACCTTTGGGGAGGAAACGTAGCGGAGGATTCCTCTGGGCCCATCATCTTTGACCCCGCTTCCTTCTATGGCCACTCGGAGTATGAGCTGGCAATAGCCGGCATGTTCGGGGGCTTCAGTAGCGCCTTCTACTCTGCCTACCACAGCAAAATCCCCAAGGCCCCAGGCTTCGAGAAGCGCCTGAAACTGTATCAGCTCTTCCACTACTTGAACCACTGGAATCACTTTGGATCTGGGTACAGAGGATCCTCCCTCAGCATCATGAGGAATCTCATCACTTGA
- the LOC122695337 gene encoding ketosamine-3-kinase isoform X1, with translation MEELLKRELGCDSVKATGHSGGGCISQGQSYDTDKGRVFVKVNPKPEARRMFEGEVASLIAILRTGTVKVPKPIKVLDAPGGGSMLVMEHLDMRHLSSHAAKLGTQLADLHLDNKRLGETLQKEAGIVGRRDEQVARPFVAQFGFDVVTCCGYLPQVNDWQRDWVTFYARQRIQPQMDLVEQRSGDREARELWAALQLKIPDLFRDLDIVPALLHGDLWGGNVAEDSSGPIIFDPASFYGHSEYELAIAGMFGGFSSAFYSAYHSKIPKAPGFEKRLKLYQLFHYLNHWNHFGSGYRGSSLSIMRNLIT, from the exons ATGGAGGAGCTACTGAAGCGGGAGCTGGGCTGCGACTCCGTCAAGGCCACGGGTCACTCGGGTGGCGGATGCATTAGCCAGGGCCAGAGCTACGACACGGACAAAGGGCGAGTGTTTGTGAAAGTGAACCCCAAGCCGGAG GCCAGAAGGATGTTTGAAGGTGAGGTGGCAAGTTTAATTGCCATCCTAAGGACAGGCACAGTGAAGGTGCCCAAACCCATCAAGGTCCTTGACGCCCCAGGAGGCGGCAGCATGCTGGTGATGGAGCATTTGGATATGCGGCATCTGAGCAG TCATGCTGCAAAGCTTGGCACCCAGCTGGCAGATCTACACCTAGACAACAAGAGGCTTGGAGAGACTCTCCAGAAGGAGGCTGGTATAGTAG GGAGAAGAGATGAGCAGGTGGCGCGGCCCTTCGTGGCCCAGTTCGGGTTTGACGTGGTGACGTGCTGCGGATACCTCCCCCAG GTGAACGACTGGCAGCGGGACTGGGTCACTTTCTACGCCCGGCAGCGCATTCAGCCCCAGATGGATCTGGTAGAGCAGAGGtctggggacagggaggcccgtgAGCTCTGGGCTGCTCTGCAG TTAAAGATCCCCGACCTGTTCCGTGATCTGGACATCGTCCCAGCCCTGCTCCACGGAGACCTTTGGGGAGGAAACGTAGCGGAGGATTCCTCTGGGCCCATCATCTTTGACCCCGCTTCCTTCTATGGCCACTCGGAGTATGAGCTGGCAATAGCCGGCATGTTCGGGGGCTTCAGTAGCGCCTTCTACTCTGCCTACCACAGCAAAATCCCCAAGGCCCCAGGCTTCGAGAAGCGCCTGAAACTGTATCAGCTCTTCCACTACTTGAACCACTGGAATCACTTTGGATCTGGGTACAGAGGATCCTCCCTCAGCATCATGAGGAATCTCATCACTTGA